The genomic DNA GAACTCCTCGCTTTCGCCGAAGACGCGGGGCGGTACATTGAAGCCCGCTTCCATTTGTCCGAGCTCTTCGGCAGTGGGGAGGCCTTTGACCTGCACGCAGTAGATTTTCAAGTGGGATTGCTTGTGGATTCTATCGCCTGCGGCTCCAGAATGACAGCAGGTTTGACTCAGCAGTGTGTCGGCCCACTTGGTGTCGTTCGTAAAAAGCAGCAGGCCTTCGCTCGCGGCGTCGAGGCGGCCCACCGGCGATATATGCGGTACGGGCCTGCCGGGGAACATCTTGGAGTATTGCTCGCGGAACAAGTCCATCACGGTCTTGCGGCCCTTCTCGTCGCTTGCGGTAGTGACGATTCCGCGGGGCTTGTTCATTGCGAAATACACGAACTCGCTTGCGGTGACGGGCGCGCCGTCCACAAGGATTTCATCACTTTCGAAGGTGGGCGTTTCGGGATCGCGCACGATTTTACCACGCAAAGAAACCCGGCCCTCGCGGACCAGGTTTTCTGCGACGCTACGGCTACAGAACCCGCGCTTCGAAATAACGCGTGCAACCCCGTGAGGTTTGATCCTGTTATTTTGATGGTTTGCACTCATCTAAATTGTCATGCCCGCCTCCGGGCGGGCACCTCCCTTTGTTGGTTTGAAATGGAGATTCCCGCCTTCGCGGGAATGACATAACCAGTGATTTACTTCCCGAGGTATGCCTTGATGTTTTTGAGGCATTTTTCGTTCTGCGCTTCGGTGCCCACGGTAATGCGGAGCACGTCACCCATCGCAGGCTGCGGACGGATGATGGTGCCCTTCATCTGCAGGTACTTGAATGCGTCCATCGGGTCCTTGAAACCGCCGACGGCGATGAAGTTCGCGTGGCTATCCACATAGGGAAGGCCCAGTTCCTTGAAACCGGCCTTGAGCTGGTCGAGGCCCTTCTTGTTGAGCTCGCGGACCTTGTTCACGTATTCCTGGTCGTCGATGGCGCCGATGGCGGCAGCCTGGGCGATGCTGTTCACGTTGAACGGTTCACGCACGCGGTTGATGAGGTTCACGATTTCGGGGCGGGTGATGCAGTAGCCCACGCGCAGTCCCGCGAGACCGTAGATCTTGCTGAACGTACGGCAGCAGATGATGTTCCTGCCTTCGGCGATACGGCTGTTGAAATCCGGGACGAGCTCCGGCGTGTCTTCGATGAATTCGGTGTAGGCTTCGTCCATCACGAGCACGCAGGTTTCGGGCAGGCTGTCGGCGAAGTCGATGATTTCCTTGGCGGTGAGGTCGGAGCCCGTCGGGTTGTTCGGGTTCGCGAGGAACACGATGCGGGTCTTCTCGTTCACGGCGGCGCGCATGGCCTTGAGGTCGTAGTTGTAGGCCGGGGCCGGCATGTCGACTTCGATAATCTTCGCGTTCATGGCCATGGTGGCGAGCTTGTAGACGGCGAAGCTGTGCTTGCCCATGACGGCTTCGGTGCCGGGCCCGAGGAACACCTGGGCGATCATGTCCAGGAGCTCGTTGCTGCCGTTACCCACTGCAATCTGTTCGCGCTTCACGCCGCGGAACTCTGCAATCTTTCCGATGAGGTCGTAGCTGCCGCCGTCCGGGTAGAGGTTCACTTCTTCGAGTGCCTTGCGGGCCTCTTCCATGCCCTTCGGGCTCGGGCCCACGGGGTTCTCGTTACTCGCGAGCTTGTCCACGTTTTTCGGGTCGAGGCCGAATTCGCGGGCGGTGTAGGCGATGGGTTTGCCGGTCACGTAGACGGGCTGCTTCAAGATGTGCTGTTGTGCGAGTTCGTTAATATCCATTTTTAGTTCTTAGTTATTAGTTGTTAGTTATTAGAAATGCTGGTCACGGGATGTGTCATCCTGAGCGGAGAGCCGAAGGATTTTGTCCCGGTGTTATGTTCTGCATAGAAAAATAGCAAATGCGATTTGAAAAAGTTATATTGATGGTATGAACAAGTCGTTTTTCAAGTTTTTTCTTGCCGGTTTTGTCGCGATTTTCTTCACGGCGTGCACGACTTCGCTTTCTGCAGAAGATGAAGAAGAATCTTCGTCCAGTGTAGAAAAAGTTTCTTCCAGTAGCGTAGCGGAATCATCTAGCGCAACAGAAAAAAGCATCTACGAAGCGGTGGAGGAATCTGGTCTGTACACGACCAGGGATTCCGTGGCCGCATACCTGTGCAAGTTTGACAAGTTGCCCGAGAACTATGTCGGCAAGAGTGAAGGCAAAAAGCTTTACGAGTCCAAGACGGGCAACACCTTTGATAAGTGGAATTTTAACCCGTGGACCACAATCGGCGTGATGATTGGCGGCGACAACTTTGACAATTTAGCCTCGAATCCGGAGAACTTTCACGAAACGTTGCCCGAAGGTTCTTACCACGAAGCCGACGTAGACTATTCCGGTGCAAATCGCGGAACCAAGCGGCTCGTGTACCAGCCGGACTGTGTAATCTACTACACGTCAGACCACTACGATACTTTCTATAAATTGGAAATTAAGTAGGGGACGACGCGAGGGAAGTTAAAAACTCCGACAATTCGCGGTTTATGCGGTCGTTCAGGGCGTCCGCTTCTTGCACGGTGTGGTACTCGTCGCCTGCAAAGTCACGGGCGCGTTCCCCGCAGATGTCTACGCCGATGATTTTGTGGCTTGTGGCGAGACCTCCGATGACTTCTTTGAGTGTCGCTATATCTAGCGAACCCTGGTCCCAGTTTGTGGCCGCGTATGTGGGGGAGAGGGCGTCTTTGTCGATGGAGATGTAGATTCGGCCTTCTGTCATCCCCGACTCGGTCGGGGATCTTAAAGATTCTCGCATTCGCGAGAATGACGAGGGTGTGCCGGTTTCACGTACTTCGCTTTCTTTGATGCAAGTTACTTTGTCTAAAATATCGGCATCACCTGCCTGCGAAAGTTCTGCGCGGATTTCGTCTACGAGGTGGTCGGCAACCCCGATAATGACAACGTTGTTTATAAACTGGTTTTCGTCTAGAACCTTCTTGACCCAGCCACCGCAACTGAGAATGTTCCCGAATCTCGGGGCCTGCATGTCGGGATGGTGGTCAAAAACGACAAGCGAAAACGGTTCCTGGACCATGTCGGTCCAGATTTTACTCATGTAGTGGTAATTGCCGTTGTCAAAGAAGTGAATGCCGCTCGCATCCGTGATGCCAGCAGAGGCGATTTGCTTGCGGATGGCGGTCACGGCCTCGTCGTCACAGTAGCAGTCCGTGCCCGGAATGTCGGAACAGTCTATCCAGCGGATTTTTGCGTCCGGCCCTGCGGAACTTTGAACCGCGTCTTTTCGCAGCCCCTGCATAAAGGGCTGCTCGGCGTAGACTCCGGTAAAGTCCTGGATGATGCGATTAGTTCGCGGCATGTCCCTAATATACAAAACAAGGGGATTTTTTTGGTGGCATGTTTCTTACTTGAACCGCTTGCAGAACGTGCATTTTTGGCAGAATGGGTGGCGCAGTTCGTGCTTTTCGAACCCTTCGCGCAGTTTGCGGGCGAGGGGCGAGCCGAGAATTTCGGCGAGGCCCTGGTCGACGATGTTCCCGAGGGTGATTTGCCCGCTGTAGTCGAGACAGCAGGCGACGACGCGCCCGTCGTGGAGTATGGCTACGTGCGTATCGAGGGCATGGCATGTGCCTGCGACCGGTTTGTTCGTAGATCCTTCGACGTCGCACCTGTCGGTGCTCTGCTCAGGATGACACTCGCTTCTTTCGCTTTTGATATGACGTGCGGGCCACTCGAATCGTGAATCTTCGTGCAGGTAGAGCCTGCCCGCGATGGGGAAACTCTTGTGCCTGCTGCAGAAATTCCCCGGAGCGACCTGCGTGTTGAATGTCTCGTTTATGCGAGAAATCGCGGACTCGTTCCAGTCTCCGGCGGTTGCGGCGCCGATGTTCCAGAGCCGCAGATTGATGTACATGTCGGGCCTTGCGATAAGCGCGATTCTGCAGAAATCGAGAACGTCCACGAGATGCTCGCGGGCGTCATCTGGCGGGAGTTCCGCATATGCGTGCGTCGAGAAGTTTACCTGGCGCACGGCGGGGCAGTTCAATATGTGGTGGGCGACTCGTCTGATGGTCGTGCCGTTCGTGGTGAGCGTCGCGGTGAGGCCCGCGGCTTTTATATCCTTGAGGAAGAGAGTAAAACCGGGATGTAGCGTCGGTTCGCCCAGAACGTGCAAATATACGTTCTCGATGCCCGCTTCTACCGCTCCCGCGATACACTTCTTGAAGAGTGCGCTCGGCATGAACGTGTGCGATACGCCCGAACCGGCCTCGTGCCTGCAATCACTGCTGGGGCAAAAGCTGCAACGCAAGTTGCAGGCGTCCGTTATCTCGATATAAACGCTTTTCACGAGAGGGCCCTCATCTCAATAATTGCTTCTTGGTATTCGCTCAGTTTGCCGGCCTTCTGAATTTTCTTGAAGACTTTTTTGGGGAGGCTGGGCTCCAGATAATCCCAAAAACTCTTGATGTGCGAAAGAATTTGGCTGTCGCCTTGGTATGTTTTGCAAGCGTACTCGAAAATGATTTCGTGCATTTGGAGAAGCTTGTCTGTAAATTCTTTTCCTGTTATGTTCGCTTTCCCTGCTTTGTATTCCGCTGCGAGGCTTGGCTGCGCAAGTAATCCGCGACCGATCATTATGCCTGCGAGCTTAGGATAGTGTTGTTCCATTTCGCAGATTTGCGAAACGCTCGATATGTCTCCGTTGTAGACGAGTGGATGGCGGCATTCGCTGTAAAATTTCTCAAATGACTTGATATCAATTGCGCCCTTGTATTGCTGTTTGCCGAGCCGCGGGTGGAGTGTGATTTGCGTGAGCGGAGTATCGTTTAAAATCGGGAGGAGCGCGAATGCCTCATCTGGGGAATTTTGCCCGAGTCGCATCTTGACGGAAAATCTAGCGGTCTCTGTTGCAGACTGCCGCGCGATTTCGCCCATAATTGCTTGGATGGCTTGCGTGTCGCCTAGCAAACCAGAACCGCGATGGCGGTTGACCTGCATGGGGAAAGGGCAACCCATGTTGAAGTCGATTTCGGTGAAGCCTTTTTGCAAAAGGACTTCGGTGAGAACCTTGAATTCATCTACGCTGTTCGCAATAATTTGCGGCACGGTAATTGCGCATGCCGGCTTTTCTGGGTTGGAATGCTGCGGGTTGGAAACTTCCAAATCCCGCAAGTCCTTTTCGCGCGGCTTCCCGTTTTCTATGCGCAGGAAGGGCGCGTAATATACATCAACTCCGCCAAAGATTTCTGCATGGGCTTTACGGTAGATGCCCGTTGTGTAACCTTGTAACGGTGCGAATAAGACTCTCATTATGGCACAATTCTTGCGAACGTTTTGAAAAGGTGGCGAGGCCTTTATTTCCCGAGCGCTTTTTTCAGGGCGCGGATGGCGTTTCCGCGGTGGCTGATGGCCTTCTTCTCTTCTAGTTCCATCTGCGCGAAGGTGCGGGTTTCGCCGTCGGGAACGAATAGCGGGTCGTAACCGAAGCCCATGTCGCCTACGGGAGCGAAGTTGATTTGCCCGCGGCATTCACCCTCGAAAATCTGCGGTTCGCTCACGACGAAGTCGCCGACCCGAGTCCCGGCGCCGTTTATTGTTGCGCCGTTTAAGATTGGGGCGTCAACCCGCTTTACGGTCTGGTACGAGAGTGCGCAGAAGTAGCGTGCCCTGCGGTCTTCGATGCCTTCGAGCTTTTTCATCAGTTTGTCGTTGTTCGCGCCGTCGTTCCCGTGGTCACCGCAGTAGCGGGCGCTGTAGATTCCCGGTTCCCCGTTCAATGCAAAAACTTCGAGCCCGGAATCGTCCGCAAGTACCGTGGCTTCAATCCCGCGCTTTGCAAGCCAGCGAGCCGTGGTGTTCGACTTGATGATGGCATTCTCGGCAAACGAGTTCCCGTCTTCCACGATTTCTTCGTCGAATCCGATGTCCTTCAGTGTCTTGAATTCGTAGTGGTCGGTGCCGAGGATGTGCGCAAAGTCCCTAATCTTGCCGGCGCTCGCCGTCGCAATAACAAATAAGTGCTTCATTCCCGAATATCTCTCGTCTTTCGTCTATAGGCCTGCAAGGCCGTTCTTTCGTCTGTTAGTAGTGTTCCGGCTTCATGACGATGAGGATGGCGTCAACGACGACGCCCACCCCGCAGAGGCCTGCGGTGCAGAGCCAGAGAATGCCGGTCCAGATTTTGCCTTCGTAAAAGCGGTGCAGGCCCAGGTAACCGAGTAGAATGCAGAGGGCGAGGGCTATCCATTTGTTGTGTTCACCTTGTGCGGGCATAGTTGTTCCTTTTTCTTGAAAGATAGAAAAAAGCGTTGCCCCGTCCCTTGGCTCGCCGGGGAAATACCCGTTTTTTTTATATTGTCGTGTATGGAGAAACGTTTGCAGGCAGTGTTTTTGATGGCGGTCTTTTTCTGCCTTGTCTGCTGTTCTAATAGCGAAACGTTTTTCCTGCCTGTCGAGGAGGAAACTTCCGATAGGGGCGGGATGGTGCTGGTGCGGAGTTTCGGTAGAAACGTTACGCTAGGAACGGAAAACGAAAAGGCCCCGCCCGATGTGCACCCCGCCATGAAGGTCACCTTTGACTATGATTTTTCAATTTCGTCTCATGAGGTGACCCGGTCGGAGTACTATTCAGAAGTTGTTTCTGGAAGGGCTCCGGATGGCTGGATGAAGGACATGACTCCTGATTCGGGAAATTACCCGATATCGCAGGTTACGTTTTTCGATGCCGTGCTATATGCAAATGCGAAAAGCAAGGGCGACCGCCTTGATGCGGTGTACACCTACGACGAAGTTGTATTGGATGGTGATGGAAATTGTTCCGGTCTTGGGAATATTGCGTTTCATCCCGAGGTGAACGGTTACCGATTGCCGACCGAGGCGGAATGGACTATCGTAGCGCGGTCCCACTGGAATCCGGAGAAGTGCTGGAATTTGGAAAGGTCTGGAAACTCCCTGCACGAGGTATGTACGGAAAGGAATGCAGGCGAAGGTTCGGCTATTTGCGATATGGCGGGTAACGTGATGGAATGGGTAAATGATTGGAAGGGCGCATTTACCGATGGCGAGGTGTCGAATTTTGTAGGTGCAAATGATGGCGGAACGATGGGGGAACGGGTTCTCAAGGGAGGCAGTTTCCACAACGCGGCATCATCGATGAGGATTTATAGCCGTGGCGATGTCTATACGGTAACGTCTTCGACAAAAGCCACCCATGTCGGATTCCGCTTGGCGTATGGCGCTATTCCCGCACCGACGTGGCTTTCGGGTGGTACCCCGGTGGCAAAATCGACCTATTCGTTGCAGGCGAAGGCACAAACGGTTCAGGAGAAGATGGGCACGCGTCATGTCAAGCTCGTGTTTCGGGATATCACCAGCAAGAAGTTGGCCTACGTGGATTATGGAGCGATTCCGCTTGCGGTCGTGGAAATCAAGGATACGCTGGAAGCGTACCATCCGGAGCTGTCGCCTGATGGTAAATGGGTTGCCTTTTGTACGGGAATAGAGGGTGTTTCTGGGCAATCGTCCGTCTATGTACGTAGACTGGACGCTGCGGGATCGGATCTTGCCCGGCTTGATGTCGAGTCGGCGGCAATCCCCCGTTGGAAGGTCCTTGATAATGGTGATACGGTTATTGTCTACGTGACCAGTGCGGCTAACAATAGGGATACCGCGGTATTTAAGGCGGCGAGTACATGGCAGGTGAAATTTTCGAGAGGTAGGTTCGGTATACCCGAAAAGCTCTTTGACGGCACCTATCACGGCGGCATAAGCGAAGACAATTCGCTTGCGGTGACTGGAGCCCGGCTTTTCCGTGTTCGAAAGGCGGGTGGATCGCCATCGGATAGCGTGCAGGAAGAAACGTGGTATAATGGGGAGCAGGTCTGCAATGTGAGCCTTTCGAAAGACGGAACGGACCGATCGCTGTTTCTGGATTTCGGTGGCAAGACGGGCCGAGATTTTACGTCGGCCAACTATGGCGTACACGGAATGCTCCTTGTGTCGGATAAGGCGGGGAATCTTGTTCAGGGGATCCCTGCACCACGGGGCTACACCTTTGACCATACGGAATGGGCTGCGGATAACTCTGGTTTCGTGGTGACGAGCCTGATGAATTCGGAGGGGAGTCATTCGAAGATTTCTCTGCTGGATACGTCCGATTCCTCCTTTGTGAACCTGCTTGGCGGTGATGATCTCTGGCACCCCAGCCTGTGGGCAAGGCCAGAGCCGAAGGCCGTTGCCGAGTCGGAACTGGATTTGGATAGTGCCTGCGTCTACCTTACGTCTTATGCGGGGTCTAGGGCGCGGATAATGAAGGTTAAAATGGATCTCTTCTGGAAATACCGTGAAATGGCAGAAGCGGTCGCTATCGGATCGTCTCGCTCGTTTAGCGGTTTTGATCCGAGGAGTTTTTCGTCGTTGTTTGCCATAAACCTTTCTTATTCATCGCAGAACCTGACTTCGACGGAATACTTTGTCCGCAATTACATTGTTCCCTTGATGCCTAAACTAAAAATGATTGTGCTTTCGCTGGATTTTGACCGCTGGGATACCGATGGCAGGGATTTCCAGAAGTATTTTTCGGCCATTCCCGGATACCAGTATGATAAGAACCATGGTTTCTGGGCTGATGGAGTTCCTCCTGAGATGGCTCAAATTGCGGAAAACAGCCCGGCGCTGGATTCCTCGGAAGCGTTCCTGTACAGCTTTCATCGGGGGCTTTACTTTTCGACAACAACGGGGTGGGGCGAGGACACCCCTTCCATGGAGGGGTCTATAGATTGGTACAAAAAGTCAAAGAAGAAATTTGAATACAACCTGGGGTTACTGAAGACGGTTCTTGACATAGCGAAGGAGAAGGGGGTGGTTGTCGTTGGCGTGGTTTTCCCGCAGTCGCCACGTTACCGCGAGAAGGGTGCCTGGGGACGTTACGGGCTAGATGAAAGCTCTGCCGATGAAATCAAGGATATTGTAATTGGCTTGTATAGTGAATTCCCGAACTTTATCGTTGTTGACTTGCACGAAAATGGATTGCACGATTTTGAATATGGGGATTTCGCGAACGAAGACCACCTGAATCTAGTTGGTGCGACAAAGGCGACCTGGTTGATTGAAAACCACTGGAAAACCTTGCTGCATTGAGAACCCTTGCGGAATGTTGCTATATTCTTTCTGTTGGTTTGACTGTATCTAGGAGTGTTCGCCGTTCATGACTTTTTCCCTGGGTCACAAGATTGTGCTTTTTGTGCTGGGTAGCCTTCTCGCTATCCTGTGCTCTTGTGATTCTTCGGGGCGTAGCCATGGGGCGGATAGCATCACCCGCCCGCAACAGAGTGCAACTTCAAAAAAATTCTCCGGGATGCGCATTGTAAAGCCCGGTGAAGGCCGTATTGCTTTAGGCACGAACGATACGCTTGCTCCGGCGAAGGAGCGCCCCTCCATGAAGGTCGAACTGACCTATGATTTCTATATGGGGCAAGCCGAGATTACCCGTCGCGAATACAAGATGATGATGGATTCGGTGGAAGTGCCTGCCAAGTGGAACCAGAAAAGAAAGTTCACGCTGGATTCGCTGAACTATCCGGTAACAAACGTCACGTATTACGATGCCGTGTTGTATGTGAACGCAAGAAGCAAGTTCGAAAAGTACGATACAGCCTATACCTACAAGTCGGCGACATTCAATGAAGAAGGCAATTGCACCGGTCTTGAAGGACTCGTGTTCCATCCGGAACTGGATGCATACAGGCTGCCGACCGAGGCGGAATGGGTGCTCGTGGCAAGCAGGAGGTGGAATCCCGAAAAGGGCTGGAATGCTGAAAATTCTGGGCACGGACTGCATGTGGTTTGTACGGCGGACGAAGTATCCGAACTGGATTCCGCTGCGCGGGACAGCGCCTTTTGCGATATGGCAGGCAATGCGCTTGAATGGGTGAACGACTGGATGGGCGCGTTCGTGGATTCTGTGGTGGTCAACTATGTCGGGGGTTCCGATGGCGGTTCGATTGGCGAAAAGGTGGTGAAGGGTGGCAGTTACAACGACAAGCCGAAGGGCATGAAGATATATAACCGCGGGGATATCTATACGGTTACCGGCAGTTCCCGGGCCGATTACGTGGGCTTTCGCGTTGCGTACGGAAAGATTCCCGATGCGCTGTGGGTGAATGGAGACGGTTCCCTTACCAGCAGCCGCGTGAATGTGCTCACGAAGGCTTCTACGCTCGGTACGGTTTTGGGCACGAGCAAGGCGAAACTGGCCTTCCGCAACGACCTTACCGGAAACCTGACCTACGTCGATTTTGCTATAGGAGGCACGTCTGCGGTTGAAATCCGGGATACGCTGACGGTTTATCATCCGGAAATTTCCCCGAACGGGAAACTTGTCGCGTTCTGTACGGGGCTCGAAGGAATTGACGGGAAGTCGCAGGTGTATGTGCGTCACCTGAATCCGTCGGGTTCTAATCTCGTGAAGTTGAACGCGGAATCTGCGGCAATCCCGCGTTGGCGTGTTCTCGAGAACGGGGACACGGTAATTGTCTACGTGACCAGTGCGGGCAACAACAAGGATGATGCATCGTTTAAGTCGCAGAGTACGTGGCAGGTCAAGTTTGCGAACAATAGGTTCGGCACACCACAGAAACTTTTTGACGGCGCTTACCACGATGGCGTGAGTAAGGACGGGCGGCTGGCCGTTACCGGGGCGAGGCTTTTGCGTGCGCGGGTTGTGCCTTCGGGCTCGGCGGATGCGGAGAAAGCGCTCGATACGGTTTGGTACGGTGGGGAACAGGCCTGCAATGCAAGCCTTTCGCGGGACAATTCCAAGCGCACCCTGTTCCTTGATTTTGGCGGGAAGACGGGCAAGGAATTTGCGGGCACTGATTACGGTACGCACGAGATGCTCCTTGTCGTAGACAGTACGGGAACGCTCGTTCGGGGAATCCCCGCTCCGGCCGGGACCAGTTTTGACCATGCAGAATGGGTGGCCCGCTCGGACAATTCGCCGAAGCTTTCCTCTGACGTGGCGGTCGTGACGCTCGTGAACGGGGAAGGGGCTCATTCCAAGATTGCACTCCTTAATCTTGCCGATTCTGCTTTGCTCGAGGTTGCCTCGGGAATGGAACTCTGGCATCCGAATATGTGGGTGTACGGGAGTTCTGATGCGGAGAGAAATTCCGTTTCGGCGGATAGCGCTGGCGTCTACTATGACCCGGAAGGGGGCTACGAGTATGCGACCTCCGCGGTAGAACTCGCAAGCAAGATGTCTAAGTTCTGGTCGGTGTACAAGGATGTCGAGTACGTGGCATTCGGCAGTTCCATGACGCTGAATGCGCTTATCGACGATTCGGTGAAAACCTACAAGACGCTCAATATGTCTTACACGCTGGGCGATGTATTTGGGGCGATTTACCTGCTGAAGAACTATGTGCTCCCGTACGCATCCTCGTTGAAGGTTGTGTCGATGGAATTGACTCCCGGGTTCCTTTTCCATCTGGAAGAGGACATGTGGGAAGACCTCTACGACAATTCCCCCGGGTTTGCCTACGACGAAAAGCATCTGGACGCGCAGTTCGATGCCATAGTCAAGAGTGCTACTGAACAGGAATTCACGAAGGACATGTTCTCGTCGTCGTATATCGAGGGAACATACCTGTTGCCCTCGGCTGGCTGGAAGGAACCGACGTACATCGATGATATCGCGTGG from Fibrobacter sp. UWR3 includes the following:
- a CDS encoding TIGR02171 family protein; translation: MTFSLGHKIVLFVLGSLLAILCSCDSSGRSHGADSITRPQQSATSKKFSGMRIVKPGEGRIALGTNDTLAPAKERPSMKVELTYDFYMGQAEITRREYKMMMDSVEVPAKWNQKRKFTLDSLNYPVTNVTYYDAVLYVNARSKFEKYDTAYTYKSATFNEEGNCTGLEGLVFHPELDAYRLPTEAEWVLVASRRWNPEKGWNAENSGHGLHVVCTADEVSELDSAARDSAFCDMAGNALEWVNDWMGAFVDSVVVNYVGGSDGGSIGEKVVKGGSYNDKPKGMKIYNRGDIYTVTGSSRADYVGFRVAYGKIPDALWVNGDGSLTSSRVNVLTKASTLGTVLGTSKAKLAFRNDLTGNLTYVDFAIGGTSAVEIRDTLTVYHPEISPNGKLVAFCTGLEGIDGKSQVYVRHLNPSGSNLVKLNAESAAIPRWRVLENGDTVIVYVTSAGNNKDDASFKSQSTWQVKFANNRFGTPQKLFDGAYHDGVSKDGRLAVTGARLLRARVVPSGSADAEKALDTVWYGGEQACNASLSRDNSKRTLFLDFGGKTGKEFAGTDYGTHEMLLVVDSTGTLVRGIPAPAGTSFDHAEWVARSDNSPKLSSDVAVVTLVNGEGAHSKIALLNLADSALLEVASGMELWHPNMWVYGSSDAERNSVSADSAGVYYDPEGGYEYATSAVELASKMSKFWSVYKDVEYVAFGSSMTLNALIDDSVKTYKTLNMSYTLGDVFGAIYLLKNYVLPYASSLKVVSMELTPGFLFHLEEDMWEDLYDNSPGFAYDEKHLDAQFDAIVKSATEQEFTKDMFSSSYIEGTYLLPSAGWKEPTYIDDIAWMYTTNSHFKVDFETFKGLKKNMETLGIKFFVNITPRSPMYRETEAYDYFGPRWAVAESIISMFKESGFIVFDEYRMGEHDYTDDMAFNATHLSELGARQYTARLDSVLTKLDSLRAELDAKK